The Candidatus Nanohalovita haloferacivicina region TTCAACGGTGACTCTGATTATCAGGTCTCCTGGTCTGCCGTTTGATTCGTTTCCTTTGCCTGCGACTTTCAGTCTCTGTCCATCCTTAACTCCTGAAGGAATGTCTACTGTAATGGTTTCCTTCTGTTCTGTAAGGCCTTCTCCGTTACATTCCGAGCATTTAGTTTCGGGTATGTTTCCTGTTCCGTTGCACTGCGGGCATTCTGTTACTGTCTGTGTGCGGCCGAAAGGTGTTCTCTGAACCTGTCTTACCTGGCCCTGACCCTCACACTCTGTGCATGTTGATGTGTTGCCGTTTTCTGCCCCACTACCGTTACATTCCGGACATTCCTTTCTTCTTTTTACCTGGAAGCTTTTTTCAATTCCCTTGTAGGCCTCTTCCAGTGTTATCGATGTCTGGATTCTAAGATTCTGGCCTGAGCTGCGGCCTCTTCCACCTCCTCCGAAAAGATGCTCGAAAATATCCTGGAAGTTCTGTGATGCTCTCTGCTGTCCTGCACGTGCGTTTCCTTCTACGCCCTGTTTGCCGAATCTGTCGTATTTCTTCCTTTTTTCTTCGTCTGAGAGAACGTCGTAGGCCTTGTTAATCTTCTTGAACTTTTCCTCATCAGCTGTATCAGAATTTGAGTCTGGGTGGTATTTTTTGGCCTTTTTTCTGTAGGCCTTTTTGATTTCGTCCTGGCTTGCGTCTTCGCTGACTCCTAGAAGTTCGTAGTATTCTTTCGCCAACGAACTTTCACCAAAGTTTGATCATGGTTAAACCGCTTGCAGTGGCTTCTGGATTTTTGAAAGAAAGAGGAGAGGAGGACATTATTCCTCTTCCTCGTCGGTGTCTACTTCTTCGTAGTCTGCGTCGACTACGTCGTCTCCTCCTGCTCCAGATTCTCCGCCCATTCCTCCCATGTTCTGGGCTGCCTGTTTGAGGTCTTCTTCGCTCATGTTGGAAGGGTCGAAACCTGCACCTCCCATTCCACCAGGACCTCCTTGCTGGCCGTCGTACATTTCTTTGCCGATTTCTTGGAGGGATTCTTCGAGGCCTTCGATTGCGTCTTCGATTGTTTCTTTCGCCTCTTCGAGGTCTTCAATCTCCTCTGCTTCCTCTCGTGCTTCCTGTACTTCTTCGATTGCGTCTTCAATTTTCTCGGTTATTTCTTCGTCTACTTCGTCTTCGAAGTTGTCGAGCTGGGTTTCTGCCTGACTGATCATCTGGTCGGCCTTGTTCTTGGCCTCGATGAACTCGCGTTTCTTCCGGTCTTCTTCCTCGTGTTTCTCTGCTTCTTCCTTCATTTCCTCGATTTCATCTTCGTCAAGTCGGGAAGTATCATCGATACTGATTGAGGCCTCTTCTCCGCTCTGCTGTTCTTCTGCAGATACTTGTAGGATGCCGTCTGCGTCGATTTCGAATGTTACGTCGATTTGTGGCTGGCCTGCTGGTGCTGGTGGGAGTCCTTCGAGGTTGAACTGGCCTAGTGATTTGTTGTCGGAGGCCATTTCTCTTTCTCCCTGTACTACGTTGATGGTTACTGCTGTCTGGTTGTCCATTGCTGTGGTGAATGTTTTGGATTCTTCTGCAGGTACGGTGGTGTTTTTCTCGATTAGTCTTTCTGTTAGGCCTCCTTTGACTTCTACACCTAATGAAAGCGGCGCTACGTCAAGTAGGAGGATGTCGTCCATTTCTCCTGTGATGCTTCCTGCCTGGATTGATGCGCCCTGTGCAACGGCTTCTGCAGGGTTGACTTCCTGGTTCGGTTTCTGTGCTGTGATCGCCTGAACATGTTCTCTTACTGCTGGCACTCTTGTGGTTCCACCGACTAGGATAACTTCGTCGATATCTCCTTTTTCGATACCGGCGTCGCTGATTGCGGTCTTGGTTGGCTCTGTCGTCCTCTGAATCAGGTCCTCGACAAGATCCTCGAACTTGGAGCGTGTTAGCTCATAGTCAATATTGTATGTTTCTCCGTCTTCCTGGTGGATGAACGGAATGTTGATCTTGGCCTGTTTTCTTGAGGAAAGCTCCTTCTTGACTTCCTCAGCCTTCTCTCTGATTCTCTGCATGGCCTCGTCTTCATCTGAGAGGTCGATTCCGTTTTCATCCTCGAACTTTTCGAGCACCCAGTCAACGATCTCTTCGTCAAAGTCGTCGCCACCGAGATCGTTGTCTCCCTCGGTACTCTGTACTTCGTATATTCCATCTCCCATTTCTAGTACTGTGACGTCGAATGTTCCGCCACCAAAGTCGTACACAAGAACAGTCTGTTCTTTATCATCGTCAAGGCCGTATGCAAGTGCTGCTGCGGTTGGCTCGTTGAGTATTCTTTCTACTTCAAGGCCTGCGATCTCTCCTGCATCCTTTGTGGCCTGTCTCTGAGTGTCATCGAAGTGAGCGGGAACAGTAATTACGGCCTTCTCTACATTGTTGCCTAGCTTGTCTTCGGCATCGTTCTTCAGCTTCTGTAGAATCATCGAGGAGATCTCCTGAGGAGTGTACTCGTCTCCGTTGAGCTCTACGGTATAGTCTTCTCCCATGTGGCGTTTGATGGATTTAACGGTATTTTCTTCGTTTGTCACCCTCTGGTTTTTGGCCTGTTTTCCGACCAGTCTTTCTTCGTCGTCAAAGGCCACTATGGAAGGAGTGATTCTTTCTCCTTCGTTGTTTTCCAGAATTTTTGGTTCTCCGTCCTGGATTGCTGCCATTGCGCTTCTTGTCGTACCTAGGTCGATGCCGATAATCTTGTTTCCTTTGCTCATTGTTGGTTCACCTATTTTACACTCTAGACTATTTTTTGATTACGTGAATAAAAATTTTTAAATCAGATGTTTAAAATCCTTTACTCCTCTTCTTTGCCGACCACGACCTCTGCTTCTCTGATTATCTGGTCGTCGAACATGTAGCCTTTTCTTTTCTGTCGGAGCACCTGGTTGTGTTGGCCGGTTTCTGTTTCGACTGCTTTGTGTAGTTCTGGGTCGAAT contains the following coding sequences:
- the dnaJ gene encoding molecular chaperone DnaJ, which encodes MAKEYYELLGVSEDASQDEIKKAYRKKAKKYHPDSNSDTADEEKFKKINKAYDVLSDEEKRKKYDRFGKQGVEGNARAGQQRASQNFQDIFEHLFGGGGRGRSSGQNLRIQTSITLEEAYKGIEKSFQVKRRKECPECNGSGAENGNTSTCTECEGQGQVRQVQRTPFGRTQTVTECPQCNGTGNIPETKCSECNGEGLTEQKETITVDIPSGVKDGQRLKVAGKGNESNGRPGDLIIRVTVEPHDSLERRDNDLFTTAKIGVGDASLGTQITVPTPDSEIQVDIPSGTQPGQVLRVKDKGMPSRRGRRTGDLFIKVDVEIPEKLSEEQREVMEELRREKEESKTFFETVKDFID
- the dnaK gene encoding molecular chaperone DnaK codes for the protein MSKGNKIIGIDLGTTRSAMAAIQDGEPKILENNEGERITPSIVAFDDEERLVGKQAKNQRVTNEENTVKSIKRHMGEDYTVELNGDEYTPQEISSMILQKLKNDAEDKLGNNVEKAVITVPAHFDDTQRQATKDAGEIAGLEVERILNEPTAAALAYGLDDDKEQTVLVYDFGGGTFDVTVLEMGDGIYEVQSTEGDNDLGGDDFDEEIVDWVLEKFEDENGIDLSDEDEAMQRIREKAEEVKKELSSRKQAKINIPFIHQEDGETYNIDYELTRSKFEDLVEDLIQRTTEPTKTAISDAGIEKGDIDEVILVGGTTRVPAVREHVQAITAQKPNQEVNPAEAVAQGASIQAGSITGEMDDILLLDVAPLSLGVEVKGGLTERLIEKNTTVPAEESKTFTTAMDNQTAVTINVVQGEREMASDNKSLGQFNLEGLPPAPAGQPQIDVTFEIDADGILQVSAEEQQSGEEASISIDDTSRLDEDEIEEMKEEAEKHEEEDRKKREFIEAKNKADQMISQAETQLDNFEDEVDEEITEKIEDAIEEVQEAREEAEEIEDLEEAKETIEDAIEGLEESLQEIGKEMYDGQQGGPGGMGGAGFDPSNMSEEDLKQAAQNMGGMGGESGAGGDDVVDADYEEVDTDEEEE